In Spartobacteria bacterium, the genomic stretch GGTATTCCTATATCCTTCACAGGAAGTTGCCGGTGCAATGCATTTTTCTTAATGTAGTCGGCGGCATTGGCTCCGCATACGACTGCTTCAAGCAGGGAATTACTGGCTAAACGATTGGCTCCGTGCAATCCCGTACAGGCCACTTCCCCAACGGCAAACAATCCTTCGAGTGCCGTACAACCATCGGCATTCGCCTCCACTCCTCCGCAACAATAATGCGCTGCCGGGACAATAGGAATGGGACCCTTGGTCATATCAAAACCGAACTGGAGACATTTTTCATGAATATTGGGGAAACGATCCCGTATGAAATCAGCAGACCGATGGCTGATATCCAAATACATACAGGTTTCACCCCTGCGTTTCATTTCATGGTCAATAGCCCTAGCTACAACATCACGTGGTGCCAGTTCAGCGCGCGGATGGTACCGCTCCATAAACCGTTCACCATGGCGATCAACCAATATTGCGCCCTCGCCACGTACCGCTTCGCTGATCAGAAAGGATTTAGCCTCAGGATGAAACAAACAGGTAGGATGAAACTGTACCATTTCCATATTTAAAATCGGAAGTCCAGCTCGCCAGGCCATGGCTACTCCGTCGCCAGTGGCTATATCCGGATTGCTGGTATAGGGATACACCTTGCCGGCGCCACCCGTTGCCAGCACGGTCACCGGAGCACGAATGGCGATGACTTCGCCTGATTTGCGCGCAAGGAAATAAGCACCGACACAGCGATCTTTCCCAGACTGCTTCAGCCAGCCGAGTGTCAACAAATCAATCGCCATCAAATCAGTCATAACCTTGATATTTGCACACTCCCGCACTCTTTTATGAAGAATTTTCATCACTTCACGCCCGGTAATATCCCCGGCATGCAATACGCGACGACAGGAATGCCCCCCTTCCTGGCCCAGATCATATTCCTGATCGTTAGAGTCGCGTCGCGTGAAAACCACACCCATTGATTCCAGTTCGCGAACACGATCAATACGTGAAACAATGTCCCGGACTCTGGACTCCCGACATAAACCGCATCCAGTAACCAACGTATCAGCAACATGATTTTCGATACTGTCCGATTCGTCAACCGCACAAGCGATGCCGCCCTGTGCCTGATCACTGTTACTTTCCGCCCAGTCCCCTTTCGTCGCAACAACCACCGAGCCCGCATCACGCAAATGCCATGCCGCCATAAGGCCGCTTAATCCGCTACCGATAACAAGAAAATCACAATCTACCGTTTTCATTATATAAAAACACCATTGTTCGTGCAACGCGTCACATAAAACGAACTCCCCGTTTCAGGACGGGCGATGCGTACCTCAATTAATGAAAAGAGACGTTAGGACGATACGCGCGCAGGCTCAAGCCTAATGATTATCAAACATTTGAAAAACCCGAAGAGACTACATCCGCAACCAAACGGTAAACACTAGGCCAGCTGGCGCAATTCGTCAATTAAATTTTTATAAAGTACCTGTCACTTATTCTCAAATCGAAAAATATTCCACTTGCCTGTTGACGTCAGCATGTCGTAGGCCTATTAAGACCGCATTTGCTTCACGGGCATGACACGGTAGTAAGATGGTAAAGTTACATTGGACATTGTTTTCTTTTATCATGGTACTTGTTTTCTCAAGTATCAGTGTCCGCGTCGATGCATGCCGGCCTCCTGTTTCTTCGGCAGATATCCAGCGCACAACATTAACCCAGCGAGGCCAGCCCAAAACAGTCGCCCTGTCATTTTTATATTATGAATGCGAGGAATCTGTTGAAGACGAAAAACATGCGTTGTACCTCTCTGCGTATTTCCCGGAAAACACATCGAAAAACAGCCAGTTCCACCTCCCGGATCACTCGGCAACCTTACATGCGTCCTTTTCATATGATACAACGGAAACGCATCAACGCCGACTAGCACGGATGCAGCTGCTACGTTTGTAGATCGGCGGATCCTGACACCTCTCCAATCCTTCATCTCCTCATTTTCATAAACAACACGCGTCACATGTATCGAAAGGAACAATAGATGCAGTTAACCACCCATCTTCAGCCCAGTCGCATTCTGGTTCAGCAAAATGCTAAAGATAAATATGAATTAATCAAGCGCATGGTAAATACCATCACTGATGATCACTTTCTCCGTGTTCACTCCCACTGCCAGCGGGATCACATTGTTGATTCTGTCATCCGTCGTGAACATGAGCGCTCCACTGCTATGGGAGAAGGCATTGCCTTGCCTCACGCCCGACTGAGCCAGTTTAGCGGATTTGCCGTCGCATTAGCCACCTTGGCCAAACCCATCGAATATAATGCCCCCGATGAACTACCGGTGGACATCGTTTGCATGGTATTGACTTCGCAAAATGATCCGACCATTTCTTTAAAAATCATGTCGCGACTGGCATCATTTTTAAGCAAACCAGGCAACCGTCAAAAATTACTTGCAGCAACCGATCCGGCTGACGTGCAGGAAATGCTTTCCGGTGCGGAATTCGCCATTGATGTCCCTATTAGAGCCCGTGATGTTATGCGCACTCCCCGCTTTTCTGCGGGCATTGAAACACCTATGAAAGAAATCACGCGCATTATGAATTTGCATCAACTGCCTGCGCTCCCGATCCTCGACGACATTGGACGGATTGCTGGTGAAATCACCGGCGACAGCATCATGAAACTGGGTTTGCCGGAATTTTTTACGCATTTAAAAAGCGTATCATTTATTGAGGAATTCGATCCTTTTGAACAGTATTTCAAGGCGGAAAGCAAACATATTGCCAGCGAAATTATGAATACGAAAGTATCTAAACACTCGGTAGATACAACCATCATGCAGATCGTATTCGATCTGGCCGTTAAAAATTATCCGCAAGTATATATCGTGGATGAAAACGAGCAATGGATCGGCATCATCGACCGCGGTACCGTCATTGACAATGTCATCAGCTTCTAACTTGGAGATTTTATCATGTGGCTTGCCATTATTACTTTTCTTGTAACTTATTTTTTCATCGCGTCGGAAAAAATCGACAAAACAATCGCCGCACTTCTCGGTTCTGCCTGTGTTATTGCATTTCATGTTATACCGTATGAGGAAGCATTGCATCTCATTGACATGAATGTAATATTCCTCCTCATCGGCATGATGTTGATTGTGAACATATTATCCAGCACTGGACTTTTTGAATGGCTTGCCATTAAAATCGCCCGTCTAGCCCACGGAAATGGCATGGCAATCATGTTGCTGTTTATGGTGGTAACCGCCGTTTTATCTGCCGCTCTAGACAATGTAACAACAGTCATTCTTGTTGCTCCCATTACTATTTTGTTGGCACAACTGCTGGAAATACCAGCCATGCCCCTGCTGATTATGGAAGCGATATTTTCGAACATCGGCGGCACGGCAACATTGATCGGCGATCCGCCAAATATTCTAATTGGTTCACAAACATCGTTAACCTTCAATGACTTCATATTCCATCTGGCACCGATCGTCGCCATCATTATGGCGGGCTGCCTTGTGGTGCTATACGTCATACTCGGCAAGAAGATGAAAACAACCGAAGCCGCACGCGCTCGAATTAAAAAATCACATCCGGAAAAGGCAATTATAGAACCCGTACGCCTAAAACGCGCACTTATTATTTTTGGATGCGTCATGCTTGGATTTGCCCTAGGCCGTCCTTTGAATATTGAGCCAGGTATTGTTGCGCTGGCCGGCGGCCTGCTCATGGCATGTGTCTGCAAAATTGATCTTCATCATGCTCTGGCTGCGGTGGAGTGGAATACTATTCTCTTTTTCATCGGACTGTTTATGCTCATTGGTTCGCTGGAAGTCAACGGACTGTTTGAAATGATGGGAAAATCTATTCTTCAACTGAGCGGGGGCAACCTCATGGTTACAGCCATTGCGGTGCTGTGGTTTGCCGCTATTGCCTCAGCCATTGTGGATAACATTCCCTTAGTGATGGCCATGATTCCCCTGGTGAAAAGTATTATCCCAGCTTTTGCTCTTCAAATGGGCATTTCTGACATGCCTTCGGCTATCCAGTCACAAATCGAACAACCCCTTTTCTGGGCATTGGCTCTGGGCGCATGCCTCGGGGGAAATGGATCGTTGATCGGAGCTTCAGCCAATGTGGTGATTGCTCAGATTGCCCGTCGAAATCAGTATCCTGTCACTTTTTGGCAGTTTACCCGCTACGGCCTGCCGTTCATGGGTATCAGCTTGATTATCAGTACTGCATATATCTATCTGCGCTATTTCTAACAACTACAAGTCATTGAAAAAAGACGGGAACACAGCCCGTCTTTTTTTGGAAGTTTATTTTTAGAAATGCGACCGGCTTTATTCGTCGCTGGGCTCCATGAAATCAAAGCCGTCCGAACCGCAGCGCTCTTCCAGCTGAGCGAGTACACGATCCATTTCATCATCCGTATCTGTCATGCCGGGGATATACATGGGGCGCCCATCGCGGCCGAAAGAAAAGGTATCCTCACATTTGGCGACATCGATATTGCCAAAGATCAGGGCACTGTCCGCGTATTCTTCAGGCGGCTCAAAGCCCAGATTTTTTGCATAGGCGACGGATTGTTCAACCAGTTTACGGACATAAGCCGGGGCAACAGATACTAGATCGTTATTGATCATAATATAGTCCAGCGTTTCCTTGAAATCTTCCGGCTCTTCAATACTGAACAGAATATCTTTTACGCCGTTGCAGAAACAATCGACGAGAAACATACTGAAGACAATCAAGCCGTTGGGCAGTTTTCTGGCAATCAGCATATTGCCCAGACCGATTTCAAAAATCCTGTGTTCGGCATAGGATGCATAAATCGGAGCCGTCTGCAAATCTTCGCGGGTAAATCCCAACTCCACGAACATTTCGTCCAAATCCATGAAATCATAGTTTTCGAAATCTTCTACGTCCACATCTTCGTTGTTTTCCATCGCTGTTCCTTTGTTATCATCGATATCTTTTTTTATAGCCCGCTGTGCGGTAATGCATTGAGTAAACTGAGCAGCCGTTTCTACCAGATTATCAGCCGACAGCAGTGCAGAAATGACCGCGACGCCATCGGCACCGGACTGAATGACCGCTCCGGCATTGGCCAATGTAATACCGCCGATGCCCACGATGGGCAGCGATGTAACGGCCCGCAGGGACGCAATACGGTCACAACCGACGGGTGCACCCGCATCGGTTTTGGTGGACGTGGCGTAAACGGTACCTACGCCGATATAATCCGCTCCTTCATCTTCGGCACGTCGCACGTCCGCCTCGGTTGCGGCAGAAATACCAACGATCCATTCTTTCGGGACAAAGGTGCGAACCACACTGCAGGGCAGATCGCTCTGGCCCAGATGGATGCCGTCGGCCCCCACCGCCAGTGCGATATCTACCCGATCGTTAATAATCAGCGGGATGGATGTTCCTTTTAGCAAGGTCTTAATTTCCTGAGCGACCTCGTAAAAGACGCGGGAATCGACGTCTTTTTCGCGCAGCTGAAAGACGGTCATCCCGCCTCGGATCAATTCCGGAATCAGCTGGGCATAGCTACGCCCCCGCATCATGGTGCGGTCAGAAACAACATACAACGAGACATCACAGGGATTGGTCATGGGAAAACTCCGTTACGCGCGCTGTTCCAATTCATTCCAGCGGGCATAGGTTTGTTCGATTAATGCAGGTAGTTCAGCGGAACGGGCCGTACTTGTACGCACGGCATGGGGATCACCACGAAAAAAGGCGGGATCACCCATTTTCAACTGAATCTGTTCCAATTCTTCTTCCAGCTCCTCCAGACGCTGCGGCATAGCCTCGAGTTCCTCGCGTTCCCGATTGCTCAACTTTTTGGTCATCGGTCCGCGCGATTTCTTTTTAGAAGAAGTCTGGGCGACACTGGCGGCTTCTTCTTTCCGGCGGCGCTTCAGAGTCTGCTGCCAGTCGGAATACCCTCCCACGTATTCATTGATGGTATCGTCTTCGAAAACAAAACAACTGCTACACAGGTTATCCAGAAAGACACGATCATGACTGACCAGCAGGACCGTACCTTCGTACTCCATCAACTGTGCTTCAAGTAATTCCAGCGTATCTACATCCAGATCATTGGTGGGCTCATCGAGAACCAGTACATTGGATGGTTTGGTAAAAAGACGGGCCAGCAGCAAACGATTCCGCTCCCCGCCCGAAAGCGAACTGACGGGCTGCACAATGCGTTCCGGCGAAAAGAGAAAATCCTGTAAATAGCTGATCACATGGCGACGGCTCCCGTGCAGTGTGATAAAATCATTACCGTCGGCCACATTGTATTTCACATCCTTGTCATCTTCCAACTGATGGCGATGCTGGTCGAAATAAGCGATTTCAAGGCGGGTTCCATGTTCCAGCGTCCCTTCGCGAGGCGGCAGGCGGCCCAGCAACAAGTTTAGCAGGGTTGTTTTCCCACAGCCGTTGGGGCCGATAATGCCAATACGGTCACCGCGCATAATCGTTGTCGTCAGTTCACTGATCGTATCGGGAAGATCGGCATATCCAAAAGACATCTTCTTGGCTGTAATCACTTTACGACCTGAACGCTCCGCTTTCTGGATACTTATTCCCGCCTGTCCGGTACGTTCACGGCGGGCGGCGCGCTCTTGCCGCAAGCCTTCCAGAGCCCGGACACGTCCTTCATTACGCGTCCGACGGGCTTTAATGCCCTGTCGAATCCAGACTTCTTCCTGTGCCAGTTTCTTATCGAACTGCTTCCACTGCTGTTCCTCGGCCTTTAATAAATCATCTTTCCGTCCAAGAAATGTGGTGTAATCACAGGTCCATGACGTCAGATGACCGCGATCCAGCTCAACAATACGGGTGGCCAGTCGCTGCAAAAAAGCACGATCATGGGTGACAAAAAACAAACTGCCCTGATAGCGGATCAAAAAAGATTCCAGCCATTCAATACTGGCCATATCCAAATGATTCGTCGGTTCGTCCAGCAGCAGAACATCAGGGTCGCCCACCAAGGCGCGTCCAAGCATGGCTCGGCGTTTCTGTCCGCCAGACAGCTCGTCAAAGGGCTTTTCGGGATCGAGATCCATAAGGGAACAAAGCCGTTCCACATGATGATCGGCATCGGCATCGTGCGCGGACAGACCGGCACGAATAATGTCGCCGGTAGAGCCCGCGACTCCGGCATCCACCTGCTGGTGGAGCGACGCCATATGCACACCGGCGGACAGGATAATATCTCCGGCATCGGCCTTCATTTCGCCACCGATCACTTTCAGCAACGTGGATTTCCCTTCCCCGTTACGTCCCAGCAACCCGATACGCTCGCCACGTTCAATCTGCAGGGTGACATCATCCAACAACAGCGGTCCGCCCAGACGAATCGATAAATTCTGACAACTGACTAGAGCCATAAATACTATTACACAAAAGGCTTACCCTTTCATGTCCTCCCCTTTGTCCAAGACAACAAACACAGCGACAATCGCACATCCGATAACAAAGGCACCCAGAGCCAGCCATTCGGAACCATTCCAAACCGGCGGCCAGAGATTGCCCACATACAGGGTTTTCAATTCGACCGCCGGATCAATCTGCACTTCAATGATTTTTTTGAAAGGCCACAGGACATAAAGAGACCCCGCCATCAAGCCGATCATAAAGGACATGGTCACATCAAAGAACTTGGCCAGCAGATAATCCATAATACGCGAAAACGCAGCCAAACCTGCCAGACATCCCAGCATAAACGCCATCAGAACAAAGACTTCACGATGATTCACCGCCGAAAGCACATTAAAATACGCACCCATCATCAACAAAACAAAGGATCCGCTGATACCCGGCAGCACCATGGCTGAAATGGCTATCATCCCGGCAGCGAACATGAACAGCAGTTTTCCTGTACCCGGATATTCCAGAGAAATAAAAGATGATTTTTCAGCGGCCGGCGCGTCGCCACGCTGGATTTTGGCCAGTTCAATCGCTTGTTTTTTCTCGGCTTTATCCACCTGTTTACTTTCGGATACGCTAAACGAAATACCCAGCATCAACGCAATCGCCAGAACAAAAGACAACAGTTCTTTTATGGAACGGCGACGTAGATAGCGGAAAGGAACCACGATAGATACCAGCACCAACCCAAAGAAGAAGGCATAAGACGCGGCATGGTAATACTGAAGCAGGTATTCCATAGCCTTAGCGAGGACGACGATCGCCACCACAGCGCCAATCATGATCTGCATCAGAAAAAATCCTTCAATGCGTTTCCATTGTTCACCAAAGGCTTTGAAAGCCTCGGATTTGAACGTTAGCAGCTGAAAGCAACTGCGTATAAACACGGCATCAATATGATGGATGCAGGAAATCATCCGCTGATAAATCCCCAACACCAAAGCCAGTGTTCCCCCGCTCACTCCCGGAATGATATTGGCAACACCGATAATAAAACCCTTAAGCACATTAATCATTACTCAATACTCCTTCTGAAACTGCGCGTTTGATCGATGACGCGCTGTCGTTTTTTATACTCTCTCATCATTGAAAAAAACCGTACCGTATCTCGAAAGGGATGAATTTTACTGCGTGCGCCGCTGTAAATAGTGGTAACACAAACCGAATCCACTCGGATATGACGCGCCGCAATATGCAGCAGTATTTCTGATTCTGCGGCAAAGCGCGGGGCGTTGGCCGCTATGAACTGAAGAATATCACACTGGTACAGTCGAAATCCGCACTGGGTGTCCGGCACAAACTGACCCATTTCGCGACTTAGATAATAGCTCATAATAGTATTGGTGCATCTGCGCGTCAGAGGCATACCCTTACAGTCATTCATGCGGTTGCCAATGAGAACAGGAATATGCGTCCGTTCATAGGCTTCGATAAATTTGGGGATTTCATCCGGGTCATGCTGTCCATCGGCATCCACGGTAATCACGGCAGTACACTTTAGACTGATGGCTTCTTTAAAGCCATGGCTGAGGGCCGCTCCCTTGCCAAAGTTTTCTGCATGACGAAGTAACAGCGCGCCGTTTTCTTCGGCGACGTCTCTGGTTTGGTCTGTTGACCCGTCATCGACCACAATAATCAGGTCACAGTATTTTTTAGCACACCGAATTACGGCACCAATGTGTTCCTCCTCCTGATATGCCGGTATCACTATTGCATATTTATTTCCCGATTCAGTCATCTATTCCTCCGAGACCATCCATCGCCCGAGTCACCTGATTTAATACATTCCGATCTGCGTTCGCCCAGAAATCGTCAAATAAGAACCATTGGCAGGGATTTTTTGCAATTTCTTTTTCAAGAATATCACACAAGGCCCTGCGCATTTCCATTTCACTGTCAAACTGATCAGGAAACAGTGGCATATGATAGCGAATAAGGAAAGTATCATCCACCTGACGAATCACGAATCCCGGCAGAATCGGCGATCCGGTTCGCCAGGACAGCCAGCTGGGACCGCGCGGCATACGGGCCGGTTTTCCGAAAAACATCATGCGGTCATCGCGATGGGAAAAATCCCGATCGACAAGCAATCCCACATGCTGGTTATTCCGCAAACAACGAACCAATCCACTTGCCGCCTTACCCAGCGGGATAAGGTGAACTCCCCGACCCTGCCGACGCTGCTGCATGAACTCGTTCACCTCCTCAAAACGTTCCGGCAGGTAGACCGTATAAACGTCGTGCCCTTTTGCCGCAATGTAGGCGCCACCCATTTCCCAATTGCCAAAATGG encodes the following:
- a CDS encoding L-aspartate oxidase encodes the protein MKTVDCDFLVIGSGLSGLMAAWHLRDAGSVVVATKGDWAESNSDQAQGGIACAVDESDSIENHVADTLVTGCGLCRESRVRDIVSRIDRVRELESMGVVFTRRDSNDQEYDLGQEGGHSCRRVLHAGDITGREVMKILHKRVRECANIKVMTDLMAIDLLTLGWLKQSGKDRCVGAYFLARKSGEVIAIRAPVTVLATGGAGKVYPYTSNPDIATGDGVAMAWRAGLPILNMEMVQFHPTCLFHPEAKSFLISEAVRGEGAILVDRHGERFMERYHPRAELAPRDVVARAIDHEMKRRGETCMYLDISHRSADFIRDRFPNIHEKCLQFGFDMTKGPIPIVPAAHYCCGGVEANADGCTALEGLFAVGEVACTGLHGANRLASNSLLEAVVCGANAADYIKKNALHRQLPVKDIGIPAWCSGDAVPSDEQIVVEHNWNEVRTCMWDYVGIVRTNKRLERAARRINMLRKEIRQYYAAYLITPDVIELRNIAAVASLITRCAQQRCESRGLHYTLDYPSLASGPANDIRIHDEPGGPICDPYKN
- the thiE gene encoding thiamine phosphate synthase; translated protein: MTNPCDVSLYVVSDRTMMRGRSYAQLIPELIRGGMTVFQLREKDVDSRVFYEVAQEIKTLLKGTSIPLIINDRVDIALAVGADGIHLGQSDLPCSVVRTFVPKEWIVGISAATEADVRRAEDEGADYIGVGTVYATSTKTDAGAPVGCDRIASLRAVTSLPIVGIGGITLANAGAVIQSGADGVAVISALLSADNLVETAAQFTQCITAQRAIKKDIDDNKGTAMENNEDVDVEDFENYDFMDLDEMFVELGFTREDLQTAPIYASYAEHRIFEIGLGNMLIARKLPNGLIVFSMFLVDCFCNGVKDILFSIEEPEDFKETLDYIMINNDLVSVAPAYVRKLVEQSVAYAKNLGFEPPEEYADSALIFGNIDVAKCEDTFSFGRDGRPMYIPGMTDTDDEMDRVLAQLEERCGSDGFDFMEPSDE
- a CDS encoding ATP-binding cassette domain-containing protein; protein product: MALVSCQNLSIRLGGPLLLDDVTLQIERGERIGLLGRNGEGKSTLLKVIGGEMKADAGDIILSAGVHMASLHQQVDAGVAGSTGDIIRAGLSAHDADADHHVERLCSLMDLDPEKPFDELSGGQKRRAMLGRALVGDPDVLLLDEPTNHLDMASIEWLESFLIRYQGSLFFVTHDRAFLQRLATRIVELDRGHLTSWTCDYTTFLGRKDDLLKAEEQQWKQFDKKLAQEEVWIRQGIKARRTRNEGRVRALEGLRQERAARRERTGQAGISIQKAERSGRKVITAKKMSFGYADLPDTISELTTTIMRGDRIGIIGPNGCGKTTLLNLLLGRLPPREGTLEHGTRLEIAYFDQHRHQLEDDKDVKYNVADGNDFITLHGSRRHVISYLQDFLFSPERIVQPVSSLSGGERNRLLLARLFTKPSNVLVLDEPTNDLDVDTLELLEAQLMEYEGTVLLVSHDRVFLDNLCSSCFVFEDDTINEYVGGYSDWQQTLKRRRKEEAASVAQTSSKKKSRGPMTKKLSNREREELEAMPQRLEELEEELEQIQLKMGDPAFFRGDPHAVRTSTARSAELPALIEQTYARWNELEQRA
- a CDS encoding DUF368 domain-containing protein, coding for MINVLKGFIIGVANIIPGVSGGTLALVLGIYQRMISCIHHIDAVFIRSCFQLLTFKSEAFKAFGEQWKRIEGFFLMQIMIGAVVAIVVLAKAMEYLLQYYHAASYAFFFGLVLVSIVVPFRYLRRRSIKELLSFVLAIALMLGISFSVSESKQVDKAEKKQAIELAKIQRGDAPAAEKSSFISLEYPGTGKLLFMFAAGMIAISAMVLPGISGSFVLLMMGAYFNVLSAVNHREVFVLMAFMLGCLAGLAAFSRIMDYLLAKFFDVTMSFMIGLMAGSLYVLWPFKKIIEVQIDPAVELKTLYVGNLWPPVWNGSEWLALGAFVIGCAIVAVFVVLDKGEDMKG
- a CDS encoding glycosyltransferase family 2 protein; translated protein: MTESGNKYAIVIPAYQEEEHIGAVIRCAKKYCDLIIVVDDGSTDQTRDVAEENGALLLRHAENFGKGAALSHGFKEAISLKCTAVITVDADGQHDPDEIPKFIEAYERTHIPVLIGNRMNDCKGMPLTRRCTNTIMSYYLSREMGQFVPDTQCGFRLYQCDILQFIAANAPRFAAESEILLHIAARHIRVDSVCVTTIYSGARSKIHPFRDTVRFFSMMREYKKRQRVIDQTRSFRRSIE